A genomic segment from Variovorax paradoxus B4 encodes:
- a CDS encoding helix-turn-helix transcriptional regulator — protein sequence MRRADRLFQLVQIIRGRRLTTAAFLAQRLEVSERTVYRDVADLQHQGVPIEGEAGVGYRLGAGFELPPLMFTQDEASALVAAARLAQSWVDPALARDIETGLGKILSVLPPAARVSAEALALYAPALGLGDALRARLQTLREAVQARQKLRLHYRDVSGDTSERTVRPLGCFYWGKVWTLSTWCELRNDFRGFRIDRMDAVDVLPERFRDEAGKTLADMLRQVKARTAEAKLLEQQK from the coding sequence ATGCGCCGCGCCGACCGCCTGTTCCAGCTCGTGCAGATCATCCGCGGGCGCCGGCTCACCACGGCGGCCTTCCTGGCGCAGCGCCTCGAGGTGTCGGAGCGAACGGTCTACCGCGACGTGGCCGACCTGCAGCACCAGGGCGTGCCGATCGAGGGCGAGGCCGGCGTGGGCTACAGGCTGGGCGCGGGTTTCGAGCTGCCGCCGCTGATGTTCACGCAGGACGAAGCTTCGGCGCTCGTGGCGGCGGCCCGCCTGGCGCAGAGCTGGGTCGATCCGGCCCTGGCGCGTGACATCGAAACCGGGCTGGGCAAGATCCTCTCCGTGCTGCCGCCGGCGGCACGCGTCTCGGCCGAGGCGCTCGCACTCTACGCCCCCGCGCTGGGGCTGGGCGATGCCTTGCGCGCGCGGCTGCAGACGCTGCGCGAAGCCGTGCAGGCGCGCCAGAAACTGCGCCTTCACTATCGCGACGTTTCGGGTGATACCAGCGAACGCACCGTGCGTCCGCTTGGCTGCTTCTATTGGGGCAAGGTCTGGACGCTTTCGACCTGGTGCGAACTGCGCAACGACTTCCGGGGTTTTCGCATCGACCGCATGGATGCGGTCGACGTGCTGCCCGAACGCTTTCGCGACGAAGCAGGCAAGACGCTGGCCGACATGCTGCGCCAGGTGAAGGCGCGGACGGCGGAGGCCAAGCTGCTGGAGCAGCAGAAATGA
- a CDS encoding GyrI-like domain-containing protein, whose protein sequence is MQKRTPMEPVRQQHDAFQVAGLTVRTTNREENDPAGARIGALWNRFFGEETYRSTPGRTGDARIFGVYSGYESDAHGAFDVTVGVAVSGGTGSVPIEAGSYLVFAGQGEMPQMVIATWQRIWQYFEANPEIVRRYRSDFEAYEGPDKVAIHIGVS, encoded by the coding sequence ATGCAGAAGAGAACCCCGATGGAACCCGTGCGCCAGCAACATGACGCTTTCCAGGTCGCAGGCCTCACGGTCCGCACCACCAACCGCGAAGAGAACGACCCCGCGGGCGCGCGCATCGGCGCCCTGTGGAATCGCTTCTTCGGCGAAGAGACATACCGATCGACGCCCGGCCGCACCGGCGATGCCCGCATCTTCGGCGTCTACTCCGGCTACGAGTCCGATGCGCATGGCGCCTTCGATGTGACCGTGGGCGTGGCCGTCTCGGGCGGAACGGGCAGCGTGCCCATCGAGGCCGGCAGCTACCTCGTCTTTGCGGGCCAGGGCGAGATGCCGCAGATGGTGATCGCCACCTGGCAGCGCATCTGGCAGTATTTCGAGGCGAACCCGGAAATCGTGCGCCGCTACCGCAGCGATTTCGAAGCCTACGAGGGGCCGGACAAAGTGGCGATCCATATCGGAGTCTCATGA
- a CDS encoding EVE domain-containing protein yields the protein MAQRNWIAVASAEHARRGRDHKPLGFMQVGHGKLGPLKRVAAGDRVAYYAPATVFGGTDRLQSFVSIGIVRPGAPYEADMGNGFVPWRLDVAYAASRETPIAPLLDQLAFIENPRQWGYKFRFGLFDVPDADMMLIARAMKADLKALAL from the coding sequence ATGGCACAGCGCAACTGGATTGCCGTGGCCAGCGCCGAGCACGCCCGCCGCGGGCGCGACCACAAGCCGCTCGGCTTCATGCAGGTCGGCCACGGCAAGCTCGGTCCGCTCAAGCGGGTTGCGGCAGGCGACCGCGTGGCCTACTACGCGCCGGCCACGGTCTTCGGCGGTACCGACAGGCTGCAGAGCTTCGTCTCGATCGGCATCGTGCGGCCGGGCGCACCGTATGAGGCCGACATGGGCAACGGCTTTGTTCCATGGCGGCTCGACGTGGCCTACGCGGCCTCCCGCGAAACGCCGATCGCGCCCTTGCTGGACCAGCTGGCCTTCATCGAGAACCCCAGGCAGTGGGGCTACAAGTTCCGCTTCGGGCTGTTCGATGTCCCCGACGCCGACATGATGCTGATCGCCCGGGCCATGAAAGCCGACCTGAAGGCGCTCGCGCTCTGA
- a CDS encoding VOC family protein — translation MQNAVNWFEIPVTDIDRAQAFYETVLGRTLRRENFGGQTLAIFPYDNPATGGALQAGANASARAGSGIRIYLDCMPSIDAVLARVETAGGQIVAPKSALPPGMGFIAHLRDTEGNEVGLHAIA, via the coding sequence ATGCAAAACGCCGTCAACTGGTTCGAGATTCCGGTCACCGACATCGACCGCGCCCAGGCCTTCTACGAAACCGTGCTCGGCCGCACGCTGCGCCGCGAAAACTTCGGCGGCCAGACGCTGGCCATCTTTCCCTACGACAACCCCGCCACCGGCGGCGCCCTGCAGGCCGGCGCGAACGCCAGCGCACGCGCGGGCAGCGGCATCCGCATCTACCTCGACTGCATGCCGAGCATCGACGCCGTGCTGGCGCGCGTCGAAACGGCAGGCGGCCAGATCGTCGCGCCCAAGTCCGCGCTGCCGCCAGGCATGGGCTTCATCGCCCATCTGCGCGACACCGAAGGCAACGAAGTCGGCCTTCACGCCATCGCCTGA